A portion of the Streptomyces sp. NBC_01335 genome contains these proteins:
- a CDS encoding phytoene desaturase family protein, with amino-acid sequence MVDAVVIGSGPNGLVAANVLADAGWSVEVLEEQPEPGGAVRSDREVHPDYVSDMFSSFYPLAAASPVLSALDLGREGLRWSHAPHVLAHPLLDGRCAVLDRDRTVTAGALDGFAQGDGEGWLGLCRVWDRLGDDIVKALFSPFPPVRAGSVLAARLRAAGGLRLARSLVLPVRRLGDEEFLGEGGKLLLAGNALHADLAPEAAGSGGFGWLMAMLGQSYGFPVPVGGAGALTGALVRRLRSRGGDVRCGQRVTEVVVRQGRAVGVRTATGEGVPARRAVLADVSAPSLYTSLVRAEHLPPRILDDMRRFEWDFATFKVDWALDGPVPWSAPAAAGAGTVHLAEGVDELTRWAAQIARGLVPDRPFLLCGQMTTADATRSPLGTESAWAYTHVPHRVKADAGTDGLTGTWDAGEQERMADRVERQVERYAPGFRDRVRARRILSPGALEAADGNLRNGAINGGTASMHQQLVFRPVPGTGRPETPVKRLYLASASAHPGGGVHGAPGANAARAALRSGRGGGAALSAAQRLLAHRGRTGEAGRRTP; translated from the coding sequence ATGGTCGACGCGGTGGTGATCGGAAGTGGCCCCAACGGCCTGGTCGCGGCGAACGTACTGGCCGACGCGGGCTGGAGCGTCGAGGTCCTGGAGGAACAGCCGGAACCAGGTGGTGCCGTCCGCAGCGACCGGGAGGTCCATCCCGACTACGTCAGCGACATGTTCAGCTCGTTCTACCCTCTCGCCGCGGCCTCCCCCGTGCTGTCCGCCCTGGACCTGGGCCGGGAGGGGCTGCGTTGGAGCCACGCACCGCACGTGCTCGCCCATCCGCTGCTCGACGGCCGCTGCGCGGTGCTGGACCGCGACCGGACGGTGACGGCGGGCGCCCTGGACGGCTTCGCGCAGGGGGACGGCGAGGGCTGGCTCGGACTCTGCCGCGTGTGGGACCGGCTCGGGGACGACATCGTCAAGGCCCTCTTCTCCCCATTTCCGCCCGTCCGCGCTGGAAGCGTGCTGGCGGCACGGCTCCGGGCTGCGGGCGGGCTGCGGCTCGCCCGCAGCCTCGTCCTGCCGGTACGCAGGCTGGGGGACGAGGAGTTCCTCGGCGAGGGGGGCAAACTGCTGCTGGCCGGCAACGCGTTGCACGCGGACCTGGCGCCCGAGGCGGCCGGCAGCGGCGGTTTCGGCTGGCTGATGGCGATGCTGGGGCAGTCCTACGGCTTTCCCGTACCGGTCGGGGGCGCCGGGGCCCTGACCGGGGCGCTGGTGCGGCGGTTGCGGTCGCGCGGCGGCGACGTGCGGTGCGGGCAGCGGGTCACCGAGGTGGTTGTGCGGCAGGGCCGCGCCGTGGGCGTCCGTACGGCCACCGGGGAGGGCGTTCCCGCCCGGCGGGCGGTGCTCGCGGACGTGTCGGCGCCCAGCCTGTACACGTCGCTGGTCCGGGCGGAACACCTGCCGCCGCGGATCCTCGACGACATGCGCCGGTTCGAGTGGGACTTCGCCACGTTCAAGGTGGACTGGGCGCTGGACGGACCGGTCCCGTGGAGCGCACCGGCCGCCGCCGGGGCCGGCACGGTGCACCTCGCGGAGGGCGTGGACGAGCTGACCCGGTGGGCGGCACAGATCGCCCGGGGTCTGGTTCCCGACCGCCCGTTCCTCCTCTGCGGGCAGATGACCACCGCGGACGCGACGCGTTCGCCGCTGGGCACCGAGTCGGCGTGGGCCTACACGCACGTGCCGCACCGGGTGAAGGCGGACGCCGGGACGGACGGGCTCACGGGCACGTGGGACGCCGGGGAGCAGGAGCGGATGGCGGACCGGGTGGAGCGGCAGGTGGAGCGGTACGCCCCCGGGTTCCGCGACCGCGTCCGCGCCAGGCGGATCCTGTCGCCGGGCGCGCTCGAAGCGGCTGACGGCAACCTCCGCAACGGCGCGATCAACGGTGGAACGGCCTCGATGCACCAGCAGTTGGTGTTCCGTCCGGTACCGGGCACGGGCCGCCCCGAGACGCCGGTGAAACGGCTCTACCTGGCCTCCGCTTCCGCCCATCCGGGCGGCGGGGTGCACGGCGCCCCCGGGGCCAACGCGGCCCGGGCCGCGCTCCGTTCCGGGCGTGGCGGTGGGGCCGCGCTGTCCGCCGCGCAGCGCCTGCTGGCCCACCGCGGCCGGACGGGCGAAGCCGGCCGCCGGACACCTTAG
- a CDS encoding SRPBCC family protein codes for MAVRHHLIDRPPAAVWDVLEDPALYGEWVVGTQRSRPESGVWPEVGSSITYVLRVGPKEVSGRTVVRRMERPGALELEASGGPLGSARIAFDIRPWGDKTLVIVDEHPLKGLGATLHNALLDAALQIRHRSMLTRLARLVEKKSHPPS; via the coding sequence ATGGCTGTCCGTCACCATCTCATCGACCGGCCGCCGGCTGCGGTGTGGGACGTGCTGGAGGACCCGGCCCTCTACGGGGAGTGGGTGGTCGGGACCCAGCGGTCCCGGCCGGAGTCGGGCGTGTGGCCGGAAGTGGGGTCCTCGATCACGTACGTCCTGCGCGTGGGCCCGAAGGAGGTCAGCGGCCGCACGGTGGTCCGCCGTATGGAGAGGCCCGGCGCACTGGAACTGGAGGCGAGCGGCGGTCCGCTGGGGTCGGCGCGGATCGCCTTCGACATCCGTCCCTGGGGTGACAAGACCCTCGTCATCGTCGACGAGCACCCGTTGAAGGGCCTGGGAGCCACCCTGCACAACGCACTGCTGGACGCGGCGCTCCAGATCCGCCACCGCAGCATGCTTACGCGGCTCGCCAGGCTGGTCGAGAAGAAGTCGCACCCGCCGTCCTGA
- a CDS encoding DUF5709 domain-containing protein, producing MPEEARGDDVYQPQDDGQDPPNDELDMEDALGERTLDDQMEEGYSPPERPLGVDKYGTTGDEEHRGESLDQRLAQEVADVAPPEGDGIGDLPDGEGEPEERIEGGPRAGRLSAADDPTGRNTDVIAEDVGIDGGAASAEEAAVHVIDDEDEDRGGR from the coding sequence ATGCCGGAGGAAGCGCGCGGCGACGACGTCTACCAGCCGCAGGACGACGGCCAGGACCCGCCCAACGACGAGCTCGATATGGAGGACGCGCTCGGCGAACGCACCCTGGACGACCAGATGGAGGAGGGCTATTCGCCTCCGGAGCGTCCGCTGGGGGTGGACAAGTACGGCACCACGGGGGACGAGGAACACCGTGGCGAGTCCTTGGACCAGCGTCTCGCCCAGGAGGTCGCCGACGTCGCCCCGCCCGAGGGCGACGGCATCGGCGACCTCCCGGACGGCGAGGGCGAGCCGGAGGAACGGATCGAGGGCGGGCCGAGGGCCGGGCGCCTCAGTGCGGCCGACGACCCGACCGGCCGGAACACGGACGTCATCGCCGAGGACGTCGGCATCGACGGCGGTGCGGCCTCGGCCGAGGAGGCCGCAGTGCACGTGATCGACGACGAGGACGAGGACCGCGGGGGGCGCTGA
- a CDS encoding plasmid stabilization protein, whose product MPAGSNAKRERQYEHIKESQRERGTSESRAEEIAARTVNKERARSGESRTASKTSTQDRKSAYQRGGERSHEGAQGPTKDQLYAEARKKNIDGRSSMNKEQLRKALGR is encoded by the coding sequence ATGCCTGCTGGATCCAACGCGAAGCGCGAACGTCAGTACGAACACATCAAGGAGAGCCAGCGAGAGCGGGGCACCTCCGAGTCACGGGCCGAGGAGATCGCAGCCAGGACCGTGAACAAGGAGCGGGCCAGGTCCGGCGAGTCCCGGACGGCGAGCAAGACGTCCACCCAGGACAGGAAGTCGGCCTACCAGCGCGGCGGCGAGCGCTCGCACGAGGGGGCGCAGGGACCGACGAAGGACCAGCTCTACGCGGAAGCCAGGAAGAAGAACATCGACGGGCGCTCCTCCATGAACAAGGAGCAGCTGCGGAAGGCCCTGGGCCGCTGA
- a CDS encoding sigma-70 family RNA polymerase sigma factor, producing MAEHRTDTEEDVAALAYAARDGDRAATERLVALHLPLIYGIVGRAVNGHTDADDLVQETMLRIVRGLPKLREPDRFRSWAVAIAYREIQQYQRRAAGGNSTRRDVESVPDPLPDFAERTVAELALTGQRRHLARATRWLEPTDRQVLALYWEEASGRLTRSEVAASLGLDRRHTAVRVQRMKDRLEAARTLVHALAATPRCPGLLSEASGWDGTSSALWRKRLTRHVRDCPQCRAHGSGLVPPENLLPGIGLVAVPAVLLVWLRETAASSASTVPSLLDRVREPLSAAGAKAKAAAVAAAAVTVGALGLLLWQSPASPPSAAPTPRASAPVRGGAALSPTPGNDVAALELYVAPDGSDDGDGSLAHPFATLGKAVARVRPGGTILLRGGTYRPTEAVEITTEASARRRITLTNYPGEHPVVDASGVPKASWAITQTADYWTVRGPEIHGSASHAYVCRGCAHTVFQGLSFHDNAESGLTLRDSGTEADSVLDSDFYANHGTDDHGRSGAGLAIKFGSGAGNVVRGCRMYDNANDGLDLGGFTSPVTVESNWSFGNGVNRWRDADWQGNGNGFTLGGGNTRAAVPHVVRNNAAWENTGLGFNDEGNPGRISLTRNTAYRNGVDGFHLPTAAAVARANAAVANGRDVALGDGVRSTGNTWDGGGDGAAPFVSTDPDTARAPRSADGALPRTEFLAPRGGSGTAPGATMTVS from the coding sequence ATGGCAGAGCACCGGACCGACACCGAGGAAGATGTCGCAGCCCTCGCGTACGCCGCACGGGACGGCGACCGGGCTGCGACGGAGCGACTGGTCGCCCTGCATCTGCCGCTGATCTACGGGATCGTCGGCCGGGCCGTGAACGGGCACACCGATGCCGACGATCTCGTCCAGGAGACCATGCTGCGGATCGTCCGCGGTCTGCCGAAGCTGCGCGAGCCCGACCGGTTCCGCTCGTGGGCGGTGGCCATCGCGTACCGGGAGATCCAGCAGTACCAACGGCGGGCGGCGGGCGGGAACTCCACCCGCCGTGACGTCGAGTCCGTGCCCGACCCCCTGCCGGACTTCGCCGAACGCACGGTCGCCGAACTCGCGCTGACCGGCCAGCGCCGCCATCTCGCCCGCGCGACCCGTTGGCTCGAACCCACCGACCGGCAGGTGCTCGCCCTCTACTGGGAGGAGGCGTCGGGCCGCCTCACCCGGTCCGAGGTCGCCGCCTCCCTGGGCCTCGACCGCCGGCACACGGCCGTACGGGTCCAGCGGATGAAGGACAGGCTGGAAGCGGCGCGCACCCTGGTGCACGCTCTGGCGGCCACCCCGCGCTGTCCCGGCCTCCTGTCCGAGGCGAGCGGGTGGGACGGGACGAGCAGCGCCCTGTGGCGCAAGCGCCTCACCCGCCATGTGCGGGACTGCCCGCAGTGCCGGGCGCACGGGAGCGGCCTGGTCCCTCCGGAGAACCTGCTGCCCGGCATCGGGCTCGTCGCCGTACCGGCGGTACTGCTGGTGTGGCTCCGGGAAACCGCCGCCTCATCCGCGTCCACCGTCCCTTCGCTGCTGGACCGGGTGCGCGAGCCGCTCTCCGCGGCCGGCGCCAAGGCGAAGGCCGCCGCCGTCGCGGCAGCGGCGGTGACCGTAGGGGCCTTGGGCCTCCTGCTGTGGCAGTCCCCGGCTTCCCCGCCGTCGGCCGCTCCGACCCCCCGGGCCTCGGCACCCGTACGGGGCGGTGCCGCGCTCTCCCCCACGCCCGGCAACGACGTCGCCGCGCTGGAGCTCTACGTGGCCCCGGACGGGTCGGACGACGGCGACGGAAGCCTCGCACATCCGTTCGCCACGCTCGGCAAGGCGGTCGCCCGGGTGCGTCCGGGCGGGACGATCCTGCTGCGGGGCGGCACCTACCGGCCCACCGAAGCCGTGGAGATCACCACGGAGGCGAGCGCGCGGCGCCGCATCACCCTCACCAACTACCCCGGCGAACATCCGGTCGTGGACGCGTCCGGCGTCCCCAAGGCCTCTTGGGCGATCACCCAGACGGCCGACTACTGGACCGTGCGGGGGCCGGAGATCCACGGTTCCGCCAGCCACGCGTACGTCTGCCGGGGCTGCGCCCACACCGTCTTCCAGGGCCTCTCCTTCCACGACAACGCCGAATCCGGTCTCACCTTGCGCGACAGCGGCACCGAGGCCGACTCCGTGCTCGACAGCGACTTCTACGCCAACCACGGCACCGACGACCACGGGCGCAGCGGTGCCGGGCTCGCCATCAAGTTCGGTTCCGGGGCGGGCAATGTCGTGCGGGGCTGCCGCATGTACGACAACGCGAACGACGGCCTGGACCTGGGCGGGTTCACCAGCCCGGTGACGGTGGAGAGCAACTGGTCCTTCGGCAACGGTGTGAACCGGTGGCGGGACGCCGACTGGCAGGGCAACGGCAACGGGTTCACCCTGGGCGGCGGCAACACCCGGGCCGCCGTCCCCCATGTCGTACGGAACAACGCGGCCTGGGAGAACACCGGTCTGGGCTTCAACGACGAGGGCAACCCCGGCCGGATCTCGCTGACCCGCAACACCGCCTACCGCAACGGCGTGGACGGCTTCCACCTTCCCACCGCCGCCGCCGTGGCGCGGGCCAACGCGGCGGTCGCGAACGGGCGGGACGTGGCGCTGGGCGACGGCGTCCGGTCCACCGGCAACACCTGGGACGGTGGTGGCGACGGGGCCGCGCCGTTCGTCTCGACCGACCCGGACACGGCACGGGCACCCCGGTCCGCCGACGGCGCGCTCCCCCGTACGGAGTTCCTCGCGCCACGTGGCGGGAGCGGTACGGCGCCGGGGGCGACGATGACCGTCTCCTGA
- a CDS encoding pectinesterase family protein, whose protein sequence is MRRDPTARPGQADGPRRRRSVSRFGALIGAFVLAVCAVVVGGAVSPAAAATLPATGGVYQLAVTKSGKCIDVPAASAANGALLQQWGCTADSDWQNFTLTSAGSGTYRLVNVHSGKCVDVPDYSTVSGTRLQQYSCAGQTNQAWTLVASGSGTFQIVNVNSGLCISDEGASTANGTAIIQETCTANTNKQWAFKPVSTTHNTVAADGTGTYTTVQAAVDAVGTGNASRVVITIKPGTYRQAVTIPANKPYITLQGTGDSPDDVVLVGNRNAGDYGTSGSATVVALGHDFTATNLTMSNDFDENSSDTGDQALALYLDADRALLDDVRLLGDQDTFLVNNNARAYVWNSYVEGTVDFIYGGGVAVFDNSRIHEKRTTGGPITAASTPAERAYGFLFYRSTVTSTVNNTTQLGRPWRQDAQVLYRECTLSAAVATAQPWTNMSTSTWQNARFREYRNTGAGATVNANRPQLTDAQAATYTPQKYLAGTDGWNPVR, encoded by the coding sequence ATGAGGCGAGATCCCACAGCACGACCCGGCCAGGCCGACGGACCCCGGCGCCGCCGGAGCGTGTCCAGATTCGGTGCGCTGATCGGGGCGTTCGTGCTCGCGGTGTGTGCGGTGGTGGTGGGTGGCGCGGTGTCACCGGCTGCGGCGGCGACGTTGCCGGCGACGGGCGGGGTGTATCAACTGGCGGTGACGAAGAGCGGTAAGTGCATTGATGTGCCTGCTGCTTCGGCCGCCAACGGGGCGTTGTTGCAGCAGTGGGGGTGCACCGCCGACTCGGACTGGCAGAACTTCACGCTGACGTCCGCCGGTTCGGGGACGTACCGGCTGGTGAACGTGCACAGCGGCAAGTGCGTCGACGTGCCGGACTATTCGACGGTGTCGGGGACGCGGTTGCAGCAGTACAGCTGCGCGGGTCAGACGAACCAGGCGTGGACGCTGGTGGCGAGCGGGTCGGGGACGTTCCAGATCGTCAACGTCAACAGCGGTCTGTGCATCAGTGACGAGGGTGCGTCGACGGCCAACGGCACCGCGATCATCCAGGAGACCTGCACCGCCAACACCAACAAGCAGTGGGCCTTCAAACCCGTCTCCACCACGCACAACACCGTCGCGGCCGACGGAACCGGGACGTACACCACCGTGCAGGCGGCGGTCGACGCGGTGGGTACGGGCAACGCGAGCCGGGTCGTCATCACGATCAAGCCCGGCACCTACCGGCAGGCCGTGACCATCCCCGCCAACAAGCCCTACATCACGCTCCAGGGCACCGGCGATTCCCCCGACGACGTGGTGCTCGTCGGCAACCGCAACGCGGGTGACTACGGCACCTCGGGCAGCGCCACCGTGGTCGCCCTCGGGCACGACTTCACCGCGACCAACCTGACGATGTCGAACGACTTCGACGAGAACAGCTCCGACACCGGTGACCAGGCGCTCGCGCTCTACCTCGACGCCGACCGTGCCCTGCTGGACGACGTACGCCTCCTCGGCGACCAGGACACCTTCCTGGTCAACAACAACGCCCGTGCCTACGTGTGGAATTCGTACGTCGAGGGCACGGTGGACTTCATCTACGGCGGTGGCGTCGCGGTCTTCGACAACAGCCGCATCCACGAGAAGCGGACCACCGGCGGACCCATCACCGCCGCCAGCACCCCCGCCGAGCGTGCCTACGGGTTCCTCTTCTACCGGTCCACCGTCACGAGCACGGTGAACAACACCACGCAGCTCGGCCGCCCGTGGCGCCAGGACGCCCAGGTCCTCTACCGCGAGTGCACGCTCTCTGCGGCCGTCGCCACCGCGCAGCCGTGGACGAACATGTCCACGAGCACCTGGCAGAACGCCCGGTTCCGTGAGTACCGCAACACCGGTGCCGGGGCCACGGTGAACGCCAACCGGCCCCAGCTCACCGACGCCCAGGCGGCCACCTACACCCCGCAGAAGTACCTCGCGGGCACCGACGGCTGGAACCCCGTCCGCTGA
- a CDS encoding RICIN domain-containing protein, whose translation MFNRSGTRFGALIGAFVLAVCAVVVGGAVSPAAAATLPATGGVYQLAVTKSGKCIDVPAASAANGALLQQWGCTADSDWQNFTLTSAGSGTYRLVNVHSGKCVDVPDYSTVSGTRLQQYSCAGQTNQAWTLVASGSGTFQIVNVNSGLCISDEGASTANGTAIIQETCTANTNKQWAFKPVTTGRTWSDKADGFASTGGGTTGGAAGSTVTVTTYADLVKYATSTSPYVIKVAAAITVDPYGHEIPVTSNKTIIGVGTKGEIVHGGFFLGTGVHNVIIRNLTIRDTQMTDDDPDDKVYDYDGIQMDTADHIWIDHNRIERMNDGLIDSRKDTSYLTISWNVMGTENKALGIGWTDNVTARMTIHHNWIHDTNQRNPSIDNVALAHLYDNYLQNVTSYGNLSRGASKTVIENSYFENVANPFNVDTSAASLTQSGSIMVNCTGKQVTNGTTFTPSSYYAYTLDAAKDVPGLLKEYAGPQSNIGG comes from the coding sequence ATGTTCAACAGGAGTGGCACCAGGTTCGGTGCGCTGATCGGGGCGTTCGTGCTCGCGGTGTGTGCGGTGGTGGTGGGTGGCGCGGTGTCACCGGCTGCGGCGGCGACGTTGCCGGCGACGGGCGGGGTGTATCAGCTGGCGGTGACGAAGAGCGGTAAGTGCATTGATGTGCCTGCTGCTTCGGCCGCCAACGGGGCGTTGTTGCAGCAGTGGGGGTGCACCGCCGACTCGGACTGGCAGAACTTCACGCTGACGTCCGCCGGTTCGGGGACGTACCGGCTGGTGAACGTGCACAGCGGCAAGTGCGTCGATGTGCCGGACTATTCGACGGTGTCGGGGACGCGGTTGCAGCAGTACAGCTGCGCGGGTCAGACGAACCAGGCGTGGACGCTGGTGGCGAGCGGGTCGGGGACGTTCCAGATCGTCAACGTCAACAGCGGTCTGTGCATCAGTGACGAGGGTGCGTCGACGGCCAACGGCACCGCGATCATCCAGGAGACCTGCACCGCCAACACCAACAAGCAGTGGGCCTTCAAGCCGGTCACGACCGGACGGACCTGGTCGGACAAGGCGGACGGCTTCGCCTCCACCGGCGGCGGCACCACCGGTGGCGCCGCCGGCTCCACCGTCACCGTGACCACCTACGCGGACCTGGTCAAGTACGCCACCTCCACCAGCCCGTACGTCATCAAGGTCGCCGCCGCGATCACCGTGGACCCGTACGGCCATGAGATCCCGGTGACCTCCAACAAGACGATCATCGGCGTCGGCACCAAGGGCGAGATCGTGCACGGCGGGTTCTTCCTGGGCACCGGCGTCCACAACGTCATCATCCGCAACCTCACCATCCGCGACACCCAGATGACCGACGACGACCCGGACGACAAGGTCTACGACTACGACGGCATCCAGATGGACACGGCCGACCACATCTGGATCGACCACAACCGCATCGAGCGGATGAACGACGGCCTCATCGACAGCCGCAAGGACACCAGCTACCTCACCATCTCCTGGAACGTCATGGGCACCGAGAACAAGGCCCTCGGCATCGGCTGGACCGACAACGTCACCGCCCGGATGACCATCCACCACAACTGGATCCACGACACCAACCAGCGCAACCCCAGCATCGACAACGTGGCCCTCGCCCACCTCTACGACAACTACCTCCAGAACGTCACGTCCTACGGCAACCTGTCCCGCGGCGCCTCGAAGACCGTCATCGAGAACAGCTACTTCGAGAACGTCGCCAACCCCTTCAACGTCGACACCTCGGCGGCGTCCCTGACCCAGTCGGGCAGCATCATGGTCAACTGCACCGGCAAGCAGGTGACGAACGGGACGACCTTCACTCCGAGCAGCTACTACGCGTACACCCTGGACGCGGCGAAGGACGTGCCCGGTCTGCTGAAGGAGTACGCCGGTCCGCAGAGCAACATCGGCGGCTGA
- a CDS encoding glycoside hydrolase family 43 protein — MAYFDNPVIPGFSPDPSICRAGEDYYLATSSFEYVPGVPLWHSRDLTHWRLIGHALDRPAQLELSDTVASSSGVYAPTLRHHDGRFWMITTVVGGTGTVLVTADDPAGPWSDPVSVKIPGIDPDLAWDEEGTCWCLFSHDGIKGVGIDPETGELLGEPVEMWSGTGLQYPEGPHLYRVGDWWYLLLSEGGTERGHALSVARARSLPGPFEPHPDNPVLSHRSTDHPVQNTGHGDLVQAHDGSWWMVLLGTRPRGDTPGFHGMGRETFLTPVRWEDGWPLPGPVELRCQGPELTPHPWPEEPDRDDFDAPALAPRWVTLRRRDPEAVDLGANPGHLVLNSRAEALDRPGAVFVGRRQRDPECGARTRIDVAEGGRGGLAVRLDEAHHYQVEREGDTVRAVARIGPLRQTVAERAVPAGPLTLRIDVTTTDALPPTVTVRGDAPQTGTGLRVGAPDTLRLGYETEEGEFEVLAELDGRYLTTEVAGGFTGRVVGMYATRGSAAFDWFELSPA; from the coding sequence ATGGCGTACTTCGACAACCCCGTGATACCCGGCTTCAGCCCGGACCCGAGCATCTGCCGCGCCGGCGAGGACTACTACCTGGCGACGTCCAGCTTCGAATACGTCCCAGGGGTGCCGCTCTGGCACAGCCGCGACCTCACGCACTGGCGGCTGATCGGCCACGCCCTCGACCGCCCCGCGCAGTTGGAGCTCTCCGACACCGTCGCCTCCTCGTCCGGGGTGTACGCGCCCACCCTGCGCCACCACGACGGGCGCTTCTGGATGATCACGACCGTGGTCGGCGGCACCGGAACCGTGCTGGTGACCGCCGACGACCCGGCCGGCCCCTGGTCGGACCCCGTATCCGTCAAGATCCCCGGCATCGACCCCGACCTGGCCTGGGACGAGGAGGGCACCTGCTGGTGCCTGTTCTCGCACGACGGGATCAAGGGGGTGGGCATCGACCCGGAGACGGGGGAACTGCTCGGTGAACCCGTGGAGATGTGGTCGGGGACCGGACTGCAGTACCCCGAAGGCCCGCACCTCTACCGCGTCGGCGACTGGTGGTACCTGCTGCTCTCCGAGGGCGGGACGGAGCGCGGGCACGCCCTCTCGGTGGCCCGCGCCCGGTCGCTGCCAGGGCCGTTCGAACCGCACCCGGACAACCCCGTGCTCTCCCACCGCAGTACGGACCACCCGGTGCAGAACACCGGCCACGGCGACCTCGTGCAGGCCCACGACGGGAGTTGGTGGATGGTGCTGCTCGGCACCCGCCCCCGGGGCGACACCCCCGGCTTCCACGGCATGGGACGGGAGACTTTCCTGACTCCGGTGCGCTGGGAGGACGGCTGGCCCCTGCCGGGACCCGTGGAACTCCGCTGCCAGGGGCCCGAGTTGACCCCGCACCCGTGGCCGGAGGAGCCGGACCGCGACGACTTCGACGCCCCCGCGCTCGCCCCTCGCTGGGTGACCCTGCGCCGCCGCGACCCGGAGGCCGTCGACCTCGGCGCGAACCCCGGGCACCTGGTGCTGAACTCCCGCGCCGAGGCGCTGGACCGGCCCGGCGCCGTGTTCGTGGGACGGCGCCAGCGCGATCCGGAGTGCGGCGCGCGCACCCGGATCGACGTCGCCGAGGGCGGACGGGGTGGCCTCGCCGTCCGGCTCGACGAAGCGCACCACTACCAGGTGGAGCGGGAGGGCGACACGGTGCGGGCGGTCGCCCGGATCGGACCGCTGCGCCAGACGGTCGCCGAACGAGCCGTACCCGCAGGCCCGTTGACCCTGCGCATCGACGTGACCACCACCGACGCCCTGCCGCCCACCGTCACCGTCCGCGGCGACGCCCCGCAGACGGGTACCGGTCTCCGCGTCGGTGCCCCCGACACCCTGCGCCTCGGATACGAGACGGAGGAAGGGGAGTTCGAGGTCCTCGCCGAACTGGACGGGCGCTACCTCACCACCGAGGTCGCCGGCGGATTCACCGGCCGGGTCGTCGGGATGTACGCGACCCGGGGGAGCGCGGCCTTCGACTGGTTCGAGCTGAGCCCCGCCTGA
- a CDS encoding FUSC family protein, with product MARKVRWPVAVLWLGRERDTVRRSVHCAFEEAGPERDTLVQSLKAAMAAIVAWALTGWWLQAPMALLAPWTAVALVCGTVYQSLRMGLQQCAVIAVGTVWASAAMAVTRDQTMAAMLLTVPFMTLLGNYRRFGNQGLVGATTALFVITAGSSSAFTVGHRLLETLIGAAVGITVNALVLPPVHLRSVRDRLGRFARGTSDLLGTMARGLREEDGLDKAESWDAEATRLALSLQGVAEARAWVTEGARLNPAGRLRRTGPPPPPVSEDMRWGRVSSRVLAVTRTLSGMGGDDAELPGPSPRFLADLADVLDQAARVCAQEGAPLSFDGPAPERAEPVGEEAWGSLRALSDTFRLQEGAAAAVGGELLVEARQLLHELVRPS from the coding sequence GTGGCTCGGAAGGTGCGGTGGCCGGTCGCGGTGCTGTGGCTGGGGCGGGAGCGGGACACGGTACGCCGTTCCGTGCACTGTGCGTTCGAGGAGGCCGGTCCCGAGCGGGACACGCTTGTCCAGTCGCTCAAGGCCGCGATGGCGGCCATCGTCGCGTGGGCGCTGACGGGATGGTGGCTCCAGGCGCCGATGGCGCTGCTGGCCCCCTGGACGGCCGTCGCCCTGGTCTGCGGCACTGTGTACCAGTCACTGCGCATGGGCCTCCAGCAGTGCGCGGTCATTGCCGTCGGCACGGTGTGGGCCTCGGCGGCCATGGCGGTCACCCGGGACCAGACCATGGCCGCGATGCTGCTCACCGTGCCGTTCATGACCCTGCTCGGGAACTACCGCAGATTCGGGAACCAGGGTCTCGTGGGAGCCACCACGGCACTCTTCGTGATCACCGCCGGCTCGTCGAGTGCCTTCACGGTCGGGCACCGGCTACTGGAGACCCTGATCGGAGCCGCGGTGGGGATCACGGTCAACGCACTGGTCCTGCCCCCGGTCCACCTGCGCAGTGTCCGCGACCGGCTGGGCCGCTTCGCCCGGGGCACCTCGGATCTCCTCGGCACCATGGCGCGCGGTCTGCGGGAGGAGGACGGACTCGACAAGGCGGAGAGCTGGGACGCGGAGGCCACGCGTCTCGCGCTGTCTCTCCAGGGCGTGGCTGAGGCCCGCGCCTGGGTGACGGAAGGAGCCCGGCTGAATCCGGCCGGACGCCTGCGGCGTACGGGCCCGCCGCCTCCGCCCGTCTCGGAGGACATGCGGTGGGGGCGGGTGTCCTCGCGCGTCCTCGCCGTCACGCGGACGTTGAGCGGGATGGGCGGCGACGACGCGGAACTCCCGGGGCCGTCCCCTCGTTTCCTCGCCGATCTGGCGGACGTGCTGGATCAGGCGGCACGTGTCTGCGCGCAGGAGGGTGCGCCCCTGTCCTTTGACGGTCCGGCCCCCGAGCGTGCGGAGCCGGTGGGCGAGGAGGCGTGGGGCTCCCTGCGCGCCTTGTCCGACACCTTCCGCCTCCAGGAGGGGGCCGCGGCCGCCGTCGGCGGGGAACTCCTGGTGGAGGCGCGGCAGTTGCTTCACGAGCTGGTCCGGCCGTCCTGA